The Candidatus Koribacter versatilis Ellin345 genome has a segment encoding these proteins:
- a CDS encoding SEC-C metal-binding domain-containing protein → MSFEVLLLEFDNPQHPWVYCVAPEVSRDVFPALLHIREDRSIWFRGRYIPGLCVYSASIFKFESWPSKSVQVLDQTATYLGKLVIWLRTRRLFHLNSGVVLYTPAPGEQVRDTEPRINRNFPGIAKQLLPITRAWRGVWPGGVAPFGPAGHFQTIAPQEECWCGSGETYGNCHRRQEASVLGNTGDGTSPN, encoded by the coding sequence ATGTCGTTTGAAGTACTCCTTCTCGAATTCGATAATCCGCAACATCCATGGGTGTATTGCGTAGCGCCGGAAGTCTCGCGCGATGTCTTCCCCGCGTTACTGCACATCCGGGAGGATCGTTCGATTTGGTTTCGTGGCCGCTACATTCCTGGGCTGTGTGTGTACTCTGCGTCGATATTCAAGTTCGAATCCTGGCCGTCGAAATCGGTCCAGGTGCTCGATCAAACGGCGACGTACTTGGGAAAGCTTGTGATCTGGCTTCGGACTAGAAGGCTCTTCCACTTGAATTCAGGCGTTGTACTCTACACGCCCGCGCCAGGTGAACAGGTGCGCGACACCGAGCCGCGCATCAATCGCAATTTTCCCGGAATCGCGAAGCAACTTCTGCCCATAACGAGAGCGTGGCGAGGCGTTTGGCCAGGAGGCGTAGCTCCGTTCGGTCCCGCCGGGCACTTTCAGACGATTGCACCGCAAGAGGAGTGTTGGTGTGGCAGCGGTGAAACGTACGGAAACTGCCACCGAAGGCAAGAGGCGAGCGTTCTCGGGAATACAGGAGACGGGACATCCCCCAACTAG
- a CDS encoding Nramp family divalent metal transporter produces MNTRSSPWRVTEGMPSLPEVHSSLPIPSGPSFLRKLVAFAGPGFLVAVGYMDPGNWATDLAAGSQFNYALLSVVLISSLMAILLQSLSLKLGIVVERDLAQACRDAYSKPVSIGLWVLAEIGIAACDLAEVIGSAIALQLLFHIPLTIGVCITAGDVLLMLLLQQRGFRYIEAIVVTLIATISICFGLEILYSRPELWPMLAGFLPHQELVTNHAMLYIAVGILGATVMPHNLYLHSAIVQTRQYERTPEGKREAIKYCNIDSAIALSFAFLVNAAILIMAASVFYRSGHREVAEISDAYRLLSPLLGVTGASVIFAIALLASGQNSTLTGTLAGQIVMEGFLSIRLKPWLRRLVTRLIAIIPAVIISFFYGASGTAKLLIFSQVVLSMQLSFAVFPLVAFTSSKEKMGEFANGALLKLVAWTVAIVIAGLNIWLLVEAVRG; encoded by the coding sequence ATGAACACCCGCTCCAGCCCGTGGCGCGTCACCGAGGGAATGCCCAGCTTGCCCGAGGTGCACAGCAGCCTGCCGATCCCGAGCGGGCCGAGCTTCCTGCGCAAACTCGTCGCGTTCGCCGGACCGGGCTTCCTGGTTGCCGTTGGATACATGGACCCGGGCAACTGGGCCACCGATCTCGCCGCCGGATCGCAATTCAATTACGCGCTGCTCTCAGTCGTGCTGATCTCGAGCTTGATGGCAATCCTCCTGCAATCGCTCTCTCTGAAGCTTGGGATCGTGGTCGAGCGCGACCTCGCGCAGGCTTGCCGCGATGCGTATTCCAAGCCGGTGAGCATTGGGCTTTGGGTGCTGGCGGAAATCGGCATTGCCGCATGCGATCTTGCCGAAGTGATTGGCTCGGCGATCGCGCTGCAGCTGTTGTTTCATATCCCGCTCACCATCGGCGTGTGCATCACCGCTGGCGACGTGCTGCTCATGCTGCTGTTGCAGCAGCGCGGCTTTCGCTACATTGAGGCGATCGTCGTCACCCTGATTGCGACCATCAGCATCTGCTTCGGCCTGGAGATTCTGTACTCGCGGCCTGAGCTTTGGCCGATGCTCGCCGGTTTTCTGCCGCACCAGGAACTCGTCACTAACCACGCGATGCTCTATATCGCGGTCGGCATTCTTGGCGCTACGGTGATGCCACATAATCTCTACCTGCACTCGGCGATCGTGCAAACGCGCCAGTACGAGCGCACGCCTGAAGGCAAACGCGAGGCGATCAAGTACTGCAACATCGATTCGGCGATTGCGCTCTCGTTCGCGTTCCTGGTAAATGCCGCGATTTTGATCATGGCTGCGTCGGTGTTCTACCGCAGCGGACACCGCGAGGTTGCCGAGATCAGCGACGCCTATCGCCTGCTCTCGCCGCTGCTCGGCGTCACCGGCGCGAGCGTGATCTTCGCCATCGCGCTGCTGGCGTCGGGCCAGAACTCCACCCTCACCGGCACGCTCGCCGGACAGATCGTGATGGAAGGCTTCCTCTCCATCCGCCTGAAACCGTGGCTGCGCCGGCTGGTCACGCGGCTGATCGCGATCATTCCGGCGGTGATCATCAGCTTCTTCTACGGCGCCAGCGGCACCGCGAAGCTGCTCATCTTCAGCCAGGTCGTGCTCTCCATGCAGCTGAGCTTCGCCGTCTTCCCGCTGGTGGCGTTCACCAGTTCGAAAGAGAAGATGGGCGAGTTCGCGAATGGGGCGCTCTTGAAGTTGGTCGCTTGGACCGTCGCGATCGTCATCGCGGGGCTGAATATTTGGTTGCTGGTGGAAGCGGTGCGAGGGTAA
- the purD gene encoding phosphoribosylamine--glycine ligase, producing MKVLVIGGGGREHALVWKLRQSPRVSKLYCVPGNGGIGDEAECLPGDVKSVDAMLEIANRIRPDLTVVGPEIPLTNGLVDEFQKREYPVFGPTKAAAELEGSKSFAKLFMQRHRIPTGHYAVVTDKVELQKALAHLHAPVVVKADGLAAGKGVVIAKTKDEAFLVAMEMLSGKMLGDAGRRVVLEEFLQGEELSFLVMSDGERGVPLVAAQDHKRVGDNDTGPNTGGMGAYSTDKIVDPQMREWLLKNVARPVIHGMAEEGSPFKGILYCGLMMTAKGPMVLEFNARFGDPETQAILMRLDSDLVDAFEASVKGRISEGDFKWSSDAAVTVVMASQGYPGSYEAGKKIHGLAEAATVPGVKVFHAGTTKRDGEYYTAGGRVLNVTAKGVTLGDAVNSAYDAIMKIRFDGMIYRKDIAARGLKAAK from the coding sequence ATGAAGGTCCTGGTGATTGGCGGCGGTGGCCGTGAACATGCGCTGGTGTGGAAGCTGAGACAGTCGCCGCGCGTTTCGAAGCTCTACTGCGTGCCCGGCAACGGCGGTATCGGCGACGAAGCCGAGTGCCTCCCGGGCGACGTGAAATCCGTGGACGCTATGCTCGAGATCGCCAACCGTATCCGTCCGGACCTCACCGTCGTCGGCCCCGAAATCCCATTAACGAATGGCCTCGTCGACGAGTTCCAGAAGCGCGAGTACCCCGTCTTCGGGCCCACGAAAGCCGCTGCCGAACTCGAAGGCAGCAAGAGCTTCGCCAAGCTCTTCATGCAGCGGCACCGCATTCCCACCGGCCACTACGCGGTCGTCACCGACAAAGTTGAATTGCAGAAAGCACTCGCGCATCTGCATGCGCCTGTGGTGGTAAAAGCCGACGGACTCGCCGCGGGCAAGGGCGTAGTCATCGCGAAGACCAAAGACGAAGCCTTCCTCGTTGCCATGGAGATGCTCAGCGGCAAGATGCTCGGTGACGCCGGCCGTCGCGTGGTCCTCGAAGAATTTCTGCAAGGCGAAGAGCTTTCGTTCCTCGTCATGAGCGACGGCGAGCGTGGCGTGCCGCTCGTGGCCGCCCAAGATCACAAGCGCGTGGGCGACAACGACACCGGCCCCAACACCGGCGGTATGGGCGCCTACAGTACCGATAAAATCGTGGACCCGCAAATGCGCGAGTGGCTGCTAAAGAACGTCGCGCGCCCGGTCATTCACGGCATGGCGGAAGAAGGCTCGCCGTTCAAAGGCATCCTCTATTGCGGTCTGATGATGACCGCCAAGGGCCCGATGGTCCTCGAGTTCAACGCGCGCTTCGGCGATCCCGAGACCCAGGCGATTCTGATGCGCCTCGACAGCGATCTGGTAGACGCGTTCGAAGCCAGCGTGAAAGGCCGCATCAGCGAAGGCGACTTCAAGTGGTCGTCAGATGCGGCAGTCACGGTCGTCATGGCCTCGCAGGGATATCCGGGCTCGTACGAGGCGGGCAAGAAGATTCACGGTCTCGCAGAAGCCGCAACGGTTCCAGGCGTAAAGGTATTCCACGCGGGGACCACCAAGCGCGACGGCGAGTACTACACCGCCGGCGGTCGCGTGCTCAACGTCACCGCGAAAGGCGTGACGCTCGGCGACGCCGTCAACAGCGCTTACGACGCGATCATGAAGATTCGCTTCGACGGCATGATCTATCGCAAGGACATCGCAGCCCGGGGATTGAAAGCAGCGAAGTAG